From Actinopolymorpha cephalotaxi, one genomic window encodes:
- a CDS encoding ABC transporter substrate-binding protein produces the protein MVRRPATQDIPAGSQREGLTRRALLYRSGVVAAVFTVGACSSGSGEQAGPKKGTTSSGSPNRKGSARKPLAAPASFKEAPSLAAQVKQGTLPPVEKRLPDKPYVVPHNWLDSGKYGGDLRLMLPATDDGQLKQYMYGHSPLRWLNDGLDIGPGLVESWEANADASLWTLHFRKGLKWSDGQPWTTADVMFWWEDMILNKEHSEVPPDEAKSGKGTVMKMTAPDDYTIEMKFDAPAPLTADRLAMRVKRGAGPTWMEPKHYLKQFHPKYNPSVDKNWATADGEFEKKRNWQTNPDNPTMTGWRLKSYKEGRQVTWERNPYYWCVDRQGNQLPFIDTLTASAVQNTEVAKLQIQQGKLDFLVGSFMGVVLSDISGLKSAQAKSKVEPILWDTGDGTGAAVFFNYDYYEENIRKLIREPKFRQALSHATNRDDAQKSIYFNTGQKTTGTMSVKAIEYHVSDQGEQIYQQWRDSYVKYDPEKAKALLDELGVVDKDGDGKREAPDGSKLIIRLQYGSDVGSQYRKNNDLLERDWKAIGLDARQYPIAPEAYGTEWNDGKLMSNSGWGVGDGPNCLVYPQWLVPLEPSRWAPLEGQYYNVRGTPEEGTEENVDPYKRTPPRMAPEPGGPVDRLWKLYDKSKTEADELARHRLVWEITKIHIKEGPFFQGSVSNAPEVVLVHKDLKNVPRKENLAQGGFTAPSIHPTPAVYDPEAMFWSNPEQHKG, from the coding sequence ATGGTCCGTCGGCCGGCGACCCAGGACATTCCAGCCGGTAGCCAGCGGGAAGGTCTGACGCGCCGGGCGCTCCTGTACCGGTCCGGTGTCGTGGCGGCGGTCTTCACCGTCGGTGCCTGCAGTTCCGGCTCGGGTGAGCAGGCGGGGCCGAAGAAGGGGACGACGTCATCCGGAAGCCCGAATCGCAAGGGGTCGGCACGTAAGCCGCTCGCGGCCCCGGCGTCGTTCAAGGAGGCACCCTCGCTTGCCGCGCAGGTGAAACAGGGCACGCTGCCACCGGTGGAGAAGCGGCTGCCGGACAAGCCCTACGTCGTTCCGCACAACTGGCTGGACTCGGGCAAGTACGGCGGCGACCTGCGGTTGATGCTGCCTGCCACCGACGACGGCCAGTTGAAGCAGTACATGTACGGCCACTCCCCGTTGCGCTGGCTCAACGACGGCCTCGACATCGGACCGGGTCTGGTGGAGAGCTGGGAGGCCAACGCCGACGCATCCTTGTGGACGCTGCACTTCCGCAAGGGGTTGAAGTGGTCCGACGGCCAGCCGTGGACCACCGCGGACGTGATGTTCTGGTGGGAGGACATGATCCTCAACAAGGAGCACTCGGAGGTTCCGCCGGACGAGGCGAAGTCGGGCAAGGGCACGGTCATGAAGATGACCGCGCCCGACGACTACACGATCGAGATGAAGTTCGACGCACCCGCACCGCTCACCGCGGACCGGCTCGCCATGCGGGTCAAGCGTGGTGCCGGCCCCACGTGGATGGAGCCGAAGCACTACCTCAAGCAGTTCCACCCGAAGTACAACCCGTCCGTGGACAAGAACTGGGCCACCGCCGACGGCGAGTTCGAGAAGAAGCGCAACTGGCAGACCAACCCGGACAATCCGACCATGACCGGCTGGCGGCTGAAGTCGTACAAGGAAGGCCGCCAGGTCACCTGGGAACGCAACCCCTACTACTGGTGCGTCGACCGGCAGGGCAACCAGCTTCCCTTCATCGACACGCTCACGGCCAGCGCCGTGCAGAACACCGAGGTCGCCAAGCTGCAGATCCAGCAGGGCAAGCTCGACTTCCTCGTCGGCTCGTTCATGGGCGTGGTGCTGAGCGACATCTCGGGGCTGAAGTCCGCGCAAGCGAAGAGCAAGGTCGAGCCTATCCTGTGGGACACCGGCGACGGCACGGGCGCGGCCGTGTTCTTCAACTACGACTACTACGAGGAGAACATTCGCAAGCTCATCCGCGAGCCGAAGTTCCGGCAGGCGCTCTCACACGCCACCAACCGCGACGACGCCCAGAAGTCGATCTACTTCAACACCGGCCAGAAGACCACCGGCACGATGAGCGTCAAGGCGATCGAGTACCACGTCAGCGACCAGGGCGAGCAGATCTACCAGCAGTGGCGCGACAGCTACGTGAAGTACGACCCGGAGAAGGCCAAGGCCCTGCTGGACGAGCTCGGCGTGGTGGACAAGGACGGCGACGGCAAGCGGGAGGCGCCGGACGGCAGCAAACTGATCATCCGGCTGCAGTACGGCTCCGACGTCGGCAGCCAGTACAGGAAGAACAACGACCTGCTGGAGCGGGACTGGAAGGCGATCGGGCTCGACGCCCGTCAGTACCCCATCGCGCCCGAGGCCTACGGCACCGAGTGGAACGACGGCAAGCTGATGTCGAACTCGGGCTGGGGTGTCGGTGACGGCCCGAACTGCCTGGTCTACCCGCAGTGGCTGGTGCCGCTGGAGCCGAGCAGGTGGGCGCCGCTGGAGGGCCAGTACTACAACGTACGAGGCACTCCCGAGGAAGGTACGGAAGAGAACGTCGACCCGTACAAGCGGACACCGCCCCGGATGGCGCCCGAGCCGGGCGGGCCGGTCGATCGCCTCTGGAAGCTGTACGACAAGAGCAAGACCGAGGCCGACGAGCTGGCACGGCACCGACTGGTGTGGGAGATCACGAAGATCCACATCAAGGAGGGGCCGTTCTTCCAGGGCTCGGTGTCGAACGCGCCCGAGGTCGTACTCGTCCACAAGGACCTGAAGAACGTTCCCCGTAAGGAGAACCTCGCCCAGGGCGGGTTCACCGCCCCGTCGATCCACCCGACGCCGGCGGTGTACGACCCGGAGGCGATGTTCTGGTCCAACCCCGAGCAGCACAAGGGCTGA
- a CDS encoding NAD(P)-dependent oxidoreductase: MVRVGWIGIGLMGLPMCRRVLEAGHQVAVLRRGAEAVASLATSGAEVRDQVGDVAAGADVVVTVLPTPAEVREVYLGEGGILAHAEPGTVCVDMTTSSPALARELAEAGAARDVTVLDAPVSGGPFGAESGQLSVMVGGDEVPVGHIRPILDCVGATVVHHGPAGAGQLAKLVNQVLVAGVTQATCEAFALAGAGGLDLGRVLQSLQAGAAGSPLTAFLWGKLAVGDAAPGFKLGHLLKDLNLALDEARELRLELAGTAHVQASATALAGRHGADGTQLLADAVTPGTFN, from the coding sequence ATGGTGCGTGTGGGATGGATCGGCATCGGCCTGATGGGCCTGCCGATGTGCCGGCGGGTGCTCGAGGCCGGACACCAGGTCGCGGTCCTGCGACGAGGGGCCGAGGCGGTCGCGTCCCTCGCCACGTCCGGAGCCGAGGTTCGTGACCAGGTAGGCGACGTGGCCGCGGGCGCCGACGTCGTGGTGACCGTGCTGCCGACGCCCGCCGAGGTACGCGAGGTCTACCTCGGCGAGGGCGGGATCCTCGCGCACGCCGAACCCGGCACGGTCTGCGTCGACATGACCACCTCCTCGCCGGCCCTCGCCCGGGAGCTGGCCGAGGCCGGGGCCGCGCGGGACGTGACGGTCCTCGACGCGCCGGTCAGCGGCGGACCCTTCGGCGCCGAGAGCGGTCAGCTGTCGGTGATGGTCGGTGGCGACGAGGTACCCGTCGGCCACATCCGCCCGATCCTGGACTGCGTGGGCGCCACGGTCGTGCACCACGGCCCGGCCGGCGCGGGGCAACTGGCGAAGCTGGTCAACCAGGTGCTCGTCGCCGGGGTCACCCAGGCGACCTGCGAGGCGTTCGCCCTGGCCGGCGCCGGTGGGCTGGACCTCGGCCGGGTTCTCCAGTCCCTGCAGGCAGGAGCGGCCGGCTCACCGCTGACCGCGTTCCTCTGGGGCAAGCTCGCTGTCGGTGACGCCGCGCCCGGGTTCAAGCTCGGCCACCTGCTGAAGGATCTGAACCTCGCCCTCGACGAGGCACGCGAGCTCCGGCTCGAGTTGGCCGGCACCGCGCACGTGCAGGCGAGCGCCACGGCGCTGGCCGGGCGGCACGGCGCGGACGGCACGCAACTGCTCGCCGACGCGGTCACGCCGGGCACCTTCAACTGA
- a CDS encoding glycoside hydrolase family 10 protein → MDVTPDPPGAAAAAAAPGAVTGGALSAHDYDPVSDAAVSWRLTPGTSVTQQITVPLGVVPARVAVKLRRVEGTGPLHYRLGSAWGRADLAEGVIAAEDVGPWFERWTWIELPPNPSAPAGGELYLQVQLAAADSGGYEWFGTATVLPDRPEVRIHFGYAPGWSEVENAEPPTFENPMNLDYGTTTPSYGGGMVLDQDAAPVTGLSLAFRVEGAGGHPAVGEERFAFADQLTGPLFTRSVRRRDVVPTDGEIALDDGWAAPSAPSAPSTPGTSSAPDAGSLVGRAVAEFGDFLRIAMECPLRGGKPFRLAVDPTADLPGAEAFELDVTEQAVTLTAGTELGLMRGLHYAEALMRLRRAPILPLGRHVRSPRWTDRITCAPFGTRRELTGSADAYSDEVLARISRAGCNGIWILAELEELGHSAVYPELNDGVAERQQRLADLVDRAARYGIRVHVYLESHPQPDEFFERHPGVRGSTFEAYGGTAVCCAAVPEVQQHIRSGITDLVTAVPLLGSLVLNIGGEGFLHCHTRIDDCPRCRSHPAADVVARLVAMITEAAHAADPAVTVAAWPYSATNWWSAADPTQSRLIPRLPSDTTLLTEFAKEGRVSVGAQSIPAYDYPISILGPSDRFATQHDLARRHGLRLWTKTEHAIALEFITTPYIPAFAQWVERYNRIAALPHTSGVMVNWMHYGFLPSRAGDLLHWAVWDGPHDPDTLLRRIAVRDFGAAAADRVLDAWQLFSQAIREYPLSSPMALGPIQSGPAHPLFLDPAYQPWHGAQRQFHNDLSWTEPWGPQATLAQLRRLAEPWARGVAELRAATGLVATGDRVDLDREIGVAVSLLACVHSAIHVGEFYLARARLAEATEGPQRHAVVDELTRIAEAERANCTEVLPYLRADSRLGYANSADSNQQGVPRGGLFGPGSVTKKLAHLDRLLRDDLPALCR, encoded by the coding sequence ATGGACGTCACGCCGGACCCGCCCGGTGCGGCCGCTGCCGCTGCCGCACCGGGCGCGGTCACCGGTGGCGCGCTGTCGGCCCACGACTACGACCCGGTGTCGGACGCCGCTGTCAGCTGGCGGTTGACACCGGGTACGTCGGTCACCCAGCAGATCACCGTGCCACTCGGAGTCGTGCCGGCCCGGGTGGCGGTCAAGCTGCGCCGCGTCGAAGGCACCGGTCCCCTGCACTACCGGCTCGGCAGCGCCTGGGGCCGCGCCGACCTCGCCGAAGGTGTCATCGCCGCGGAGGACGTCGGCCCGTGGTTCGAGCGGTGGACCTGGATCGAGCTGCCGCCGAACCCTTCGGCGCCGGCCGGTGGCGAGCTGTATCTCCAGGTCCAGCTCGCCGCGGCGGACTCCGGCGGCTACGAGTGGTTCGGCACCGCGACCGTGCTGCCCGACCGGCCGGAGGTACGCATCCACTTCGGCTACGCACCCGGCTGGTCGGAGGTCGAGAACGCGGAGCCGCCGACGTTCGAGAACCCGATGAACCTGGACTACGGCACCACCACGCCCTCCTACGGTGGCGGGATGGTGCTCGACCAGGACGCCGCGCCGGTCACCGGCCTCAGCCTCGCGTTCCGGGTCGAGGGAGCAGGTGGTCACCCGGCTGTAGGCGAGGAGCGGTTCGCGTTCGCCGACCAGCTCACCGGGCCGCTGTTCACCCGTTCGGTGCGACGGCGCGACGTCGTACCCACCGACGGTGAGATCGCGCTCGACGACGGCTGGGCGGCGCCGAGCGCACCGAGCGCACCGAGCACACCGGGCACATCTAGCGCACCGGACGCCGGATCGCTGGTGGGCAGGGCGGTCGCGGAGTTCGGCGACTTCCTGCGGATCGCGATGGAATGCCCATTGCGTGGCGGCAAACCGTTCCGGCTGGCGGTCGATCCCACCGCGGACCTGCCCGGCGCCGAGGCGTTCGAGCTGGACGTGACCGAGCAGGCCGTCACCCTCACCGCCGGCACCGAGCTCGGACTCATGCGTGGCCTGCACTATGCCGAGGCACTGATGCGGCTGCGGCGCGCGCCGATCCTCCCGCTCGGGCGGCACGTCCGCAGCCCGCGGTGGACGGACCGGATCACGTGTGCGCCGTTCGGAACCCGGCGCGAGCTCACCGGCTCCGCCGACGCCTACAGCGACGAGGTGCTGGCCCGGATCTCCCGCGCCGGCTGCAACGGCATCTGGATCCTGGCGGAGCTGGAGGAGCTCGGCCACTCCGCCGTCTATCCCGAGCTCAACGACGGCGTCGCCGAACGTCAGCAACGTCTCGCAGATCTGGTGGACCGCGCGGCGAGGTACGGCATCCGCGTTCATGTGTACCTGGAAAGCCACCCGCAGCCGGACGAGTTCTTCGAACGCCATCCCGGCGTCCGTGGCTCGACGTTCGAGGCGTACGGCGGTACCGCGGTCTGCTGCGCCGCGGTTCCCGAAGTACAGCAGCACATCCGCTCCGGCATCACCGACCTGGTGACCGCGGTGCCGCTGCTGGGCTCACTCGTCCTCAACATCGGCGGCGAGGGATTCCTGCACTGCCACACGCGGATCGACGACTGCCCGCGCTGCCGGTCCCACCCGGCGGCCGACGTCGTGGCCCGGCTGGTGGCCATGATCACCGAAGCGGCCCACGCGGCCGACCCGGCGGTCACCGTCGCCGCCTGGCCCTACAGCGCGACCAACTGGTGGTCGGCGGCCGACCCGACGCAGTCCCGGCTCATCCCGCGACTTCCCTCGGACACCACGCTGCTCACCGAGTTCGCCAAGGAGGGCCGGGTCTCCGTCGGCGCACAGTCCATCCCGGCGTACGACTATCCGATCAGCATCCTGGGTCCCTCCGACCGGTTCGCCACGCAGCACGATCTCGCGCGGCGACACGGGTTGCGGCTGTGGACCAAGACCGAGCACGCGATCGCGCTCGAGTTCATCACCACTCCGTACATCCCGGCCTTCGCGCAGTGGGTCGAACGCTACAACCGGATCGCGGCCCTGCCGCACACCTCCGGTGTCATGGTCAACTGGATGCACTACGGCTTCCTACCCAGCCGCGCAGGCGACCTGCTCCACTGGGCGGTCTGGGACGGCCCGCACGATCCGGACACGCTGCTGCGGCGCATCGCCGTCCGCGACTTCGGTGCCGCGGCCGCCGACCGCGTCCTGGATGCCTGGCAGCTGTTCAGCCAGGCGATCCGGGAGTATCCACTGTCCAGTCCGATGGCGCTCGGGCCGATCCAGTCCGGCCCGGCCCACCCGCTGTTCCTCGACCCCGCCTACCAGCCCTGGCACGGTGCCCAGCGGCAGTTCCACAACGACCTGTCCTGGACCGAGCCGTGGGGACCGCAAGCCACGCTTGCGCAGTTGCGCCGGCTGGCCGAACCCTGGGCTCGCGGCGTCGCGGAGCTACGAGCCGCCACCGGCCTGGTGGCCACCGGGGATCGGGTCGACCTCGACCGCGAGATCGGCGTCGCCGTCAGCCTGCTCGCCTGCGTGCACAGCGCCATCCACGTCGGGGAGTTCTACCTGGCAAGGGCGCGGCTCGCCGAGGCGACCGAGGGTCCGCAGCGTCACGCGGTCGTCGACGAGCTGACCCGGATCGCCGAGGCCGAGCGGGCCAACTGCACGGAGGTTCTCCCCTATCTGCGTGCAGACTCCCGCCTCGGCTACGCCAACTCCGCCGACAGCAACCAGCAGGGTGTCCCCCGTGGCGGGCTGTTCGGCCCGGGGAGTGTCACGAAGAAGCTGGCCCACCTCGACCGGCTTCTTCGTGACGACCTCCCGGCCCTGTGCCGTTGA
- a CDS encoding type 2 periplasmic-binding domain-containing protein: MNAVIGRRALLRGAAVAAAAGALPLAGCTTTKSPSTTAASGNKVKLPTYVAQTAVKYDLPAGPNGAPPPVLFTYPQNPPSATKGTPAKGGSIEILSSTDAVPPPVGKNTMWQTLNKELGAELKFDWSVGGYAQKFATALAGGELREISVIDAYETPHLPQVLEAKFEDLTPFLAGDKVKAYPNLANNPTDTWRMSVFAGKIYSVPAYQWPNSVFNMMIIRSDLAKAKGVDPQPKSGEEFLSLCKEFADPARNQWVLALPGTTLSFVLACLGAPNRWRVGKDGKWTRDYETPEYKQALGIVADLWKKQYFHPDSFSPTFDDSVPFCTGKIVMEQGFPGIWGWYMQNKKKQYPDLEIAPVRPFKWGGGGTAGTFQNADRPNSAGIRKGTSPARVKELLRVLDWLSAPVGSKEYLLAAYGVEGVDYNMTKEGPVMTERGNNESNIRVQSFAGPPQVLNLAPGPGVHDALVGMHDYFKATGPTSVPNPGLVLYSDADSSKGATLTTNMTNLANDIIQGHQPISAWADGVKTWRSNGGDQIRKEYEKSYAAEH, from the coding sequence ATGAACGCTGTCATCGGACGCCGGGCCCTGCTGCGAGGCGCGGCTGTCGCCGCGGCCGCCGGGGCCCTCCCACTCGCGGGCTGCACGACGACGAAGAGCCCGTCCACAACGGCGGCGTCGGGAAACAAGGTCAAGCTGCCGACCTACGTCGCGCAGACGGCCGTCAAGTACGACTTGCCCGCCGGCCCGAACGGCGCGCCGCCGCCGGTGCTGTTCACGTACCCGCAGAACCCGCCCAGCGCCACCAAGGGAACGCCGGCCAAGGGTGGGTCGATCGAGATCCTCTCTTCCACCGACGCCGTTCCGCCGCCGGTCGGCAAGAACACGATGTGGCAGACGCTGAACAAGGAACTCGGCGCGGAGCTGAAGTTCGACTGGTCGGTGGGTGGCTACGCCCAGAAGTTCGCGACCGCACTGGCCGGCGGGGAGCTGCGCGAGATCTCGGTCATCGACGCGTACGAGACGCCGCACCTGCCGCAGGTCCTGGAGGCGAAGTTCGAGGACCTCACCCCCTTCCTGGCCGGTGACAAGGTCAAGGCCTACCCGAACCTCGCGAACAACCCGACCGACACCTGGCGGATGTCGGTGTTCGCCGGGAAGATCTACTCGGTGCCGGCCTACCAGTGGCCCAACTCCGTGTTCAACATGATGATCATCCGCTCCGACCTCGCCAAGGCCAAGGGAGTCGACCCGCAGCCCAAGAGCGGCGAGGAGTTCCTCTCGCTGTGCAAGGAGTTCGCCGACCCGGCCCGCAACCAGTGGGTGCTCGCCCTGCCCGGCACCACGCTGTCGTTCGTGCTGGCCTGTCTCGGCGCTCCGAACCGCTGGCGGGTCGGCAAGGACGGCAAGTGGACCCGCGACTACGAGACGCCGGAGTACAAGCAGGCGCTGGGCATCGTCGCCGACCTGTGGAAGAAGCAGTACTTCCACCCGGACTCGTTCTCGCCGACCTTCGACGACAGCGTGCCGTTCTGCACCGGCAAGATCGTGATGGAGCAGGGCTTCCCGGGGATCTGGGGCTGGTACATGCAGAACAAGAAGAAGCAGTACCCCGACCTCGAGATCGCGCCGGTGCGGCCGTTCAAGTGGGGCGGCGGCGGAACGGCCGGCACGTTCCAGAACGCCGACCGCCCGAACAGCGCAGGGATCCGCAAGGGCACCTCACCGGCTCGTGTCAAGGAGCTGTTGCGGGTGCTGGACTGGCTGTCCGCACCCGTCGGCAGCAAGGAGTACCTCCTCGCCGCCTACGGCGTGGAGGGTGTCGACTACAACATGACCAAGGAAGGGCCGGTGATGACCGAGCGTGGCAACAACGAGTCGAACATCCGGGTCCAGTCCTTCGCCGGTCCTCCGCAGGTGCTGAACCTCGCGCCGGGACCCGGAGTCCACGACGCGCTCGTCGGCATGCACGACTACTTCAAGGCGACCGGGCCGACCTCGGTCCCCAACCCCGGGCTCGTCCTCTACTCCGACGCCGACTCCTCCAAGGGCGCCACGCTGACCACGAACATGACCAACCTGGCGAACGACATCATCCAGGGGCACCAGCCGATCTCGGCCTGGGCAGACGGCGTCAAGACCTGGCGAAGCAACGGCGGCGACCAGATCCGCAAGGAGTACGAGAAGAGCTATGCCGCAGAGCACTGA
- a CDS encoding dihydrodipicolinate synthase family protein — MVSSENRAPTSGAPPSGPPRDQESWGGVMPAVLTMFDADGALDEVATAEHIERLVSEGVHGVVVGGTSGEFIGLSPAERDRLVQVAVRTVRGRVPVVAGTGAYATQETIELTRAAAGRGADGAIVILPYFQKPTRDEVMRHLRSVGAASPIPVMAYNNPANSGAPELRAADLAALFGDGAITAVKSTFPSVHQVHEARAAVPDEAFRILYGSFTAPLEALAGGADGWISGILNVVAADALALFDAIGRADLAAARQAWARILPIRRLYTEQLLGPVGDLAIYRGILRLRGLPGGHCRAPLLDLTPSQEERLAEILDASDKPEKLAATAAPGRHT; from the coding sequence GTGGTCTCGTCTGAGAATCGCGCACCGACTTCCGGTGCACCGCCGTCCGGTCCGCCCCGCGACCAGGAGTCGTGGGGCGGAGTCATGCCGGCGGTGCTCACCATGTTCGACGCCGACGGCGCGTTGGACGAGGTGGCCACGGCCGAGCACATCGAGCGGCTGGTGAGCGAGGGCGTGCACGGCGTCGTGGTCGGCGGGACCAGCGGGGAGTTCATCGGGCTCTCCCCCGCGGAACGCGATCGGCTGGTCCAGGTCGCGGTGAGGACGGTGCGGGGCCGGGTGCCGGTCGTCGCGGGCACCGGCGCGTACGCCACCCAGGAGACGATCGAGCTCACCCGGGCCGCCGCCGGCCGCGGTGCCGACGGCGCGATCGTGATCCTTCCGTACTTCCAGAAGCCCACCCGGGACGAGGTGATGCGGCACCTGCGTTCCGTCGGTGCGGCGTCCCCGATCCCGGTGATGGCGTACAACAACCCGGCGAACTCCGGTGCGCCGGAGCTGCGGGCCGCCGACCTGGCCGCGCTGTTCGGTGACGGCGCGATCACGGCGGTGAAGAGCACCTTCCCCAGCGTCCACCAGGTGCACGAGGCGCGGGCGGCGGTGCCGGACGAGGCGTTCCGGATCCTCTACGGCAGCTTCACCGCACCTCTGGAGGCGCTCGCCGGCGGCGCGGACGGCTGGATCAGCGGCATCCTCAACGTCGTCGCCGCCGACGCTCTCGCACTGTTCGACGCCATCGGCCGCGCGGACCTGGCGGCCGCCCGGCAGGCCTGGGCACGCATCCTGCCGATCAGGCGGCTGTACACCGAGCAACTGCTCGGACCGGTGGGCGACCTGGCCATCTACCGCGGGATTCTCAGGCTGCGCGGCCTGCCCGGCGGGCACTGCCGGGCACCCCTGCTGGACCTGACCCCATCGCAGGAGGAACGCCTCGCGGAGATTCTCGACGCGAGTGACAAGCCGGAGAAACTGGCGGCCACGGCCGCGCCTGGGAGGCACACATGA
- a CDS encoding mandelate racemase/muconate lactonizing enzyme family protein → MKVTGVRQWIAEFGYYNAIYVQVETDDGVVGQAEVAMRRRTRTVAALIEELGEYLVGEDPTRIEAHFERMYRDSFLGGTLLTIGIAALDMALWDLNARSLGVPVHRLLGGKFRDAVPVYTHARATESPETFAAEVKDRVDKGFTAVKTTLPGFYSQVTSVHHKVPASIPARTTETELLPTSIWQRVGEYFQAAREAVGPDVHLMLDCHGRLNVANAVRLCEELAPYQLTFIEEPTPPERPDWLAEVTRRSTTPIASGERWAGPYGSAPFLEQHALSIVQPDVAFCGGITAAKRIATVAETHGISVAFHNPFGPLTSAATWHLAATLPNFMISESMLTPAQLKFWDRYAENPPKVENGMWQVTDDPGLGPRLRIDEIVRHPFRPEYDRGGTR, encoded by the coding sequence ATGAAGGTGACAGGGGTCCGGCAGTGGATTGCCGAGTTCGGCTACTACAACGCGATCTACGTACAGGTGGAGACCGACGACGGTGTGGTCGGCCAGGCCGAGGTGGCGATGCGCCGGCGCACCCGCACGGTCGCCGCGCTGATCGAGGAGCTCGGCGAGTACCTCGTCGGTGAGGACCCGACCCGGATCGAGGCGCACTTCGAGCGGATGTACCGCGACTCGTTCCTGGGCGGCACGCTGCTCACGATCGGCATCGCGGCGCTGGACATGGCGCTGTGGGACCTCAACGCCCGCAGTCTCGGCGTACCCGTGCACCGGCTGCTGGGCGGGAAGTTTCGCGACGCCGTCCCGGTCTACACCCACGCCCGGGCCACCGAGAGCCCCGAGACGTTCGCGGCAGAGGTGAAGGACCGGGTGGACAAGGGTTTCACCGCTGTCAAGACGACCTTGCCCGGGTTCTACTCGCAGGTGACCAGCGTGCACCACAAGGTGCCGGCCTCGATCCCGGCCCGGACGACCGAGACCGAGCTGCTCCCCACCTCCATCTGGCAGCGGGTCGGCGAGTACTTCCAGGCCGCCCGGGAGGCGGTCGGCCCGGACGTGCACCTGATGCTGGACTGCCACGGCCGGCTCAACGTCGCGAACGCCGTACGGCTGTGTGAGGAGCTGGCGCCGTACCAGCTCACGTTCATCGAGGAGCCCACCCCGCCCGAGCGACCGGACTGGCTGGCCGAGGTCACCCGCCGCTCCACCACCCCGATCGCCTCCGGCGAGCGGTGGGCCGGTCCCTACGGCTCCGCGCCGTTCCTCGAACAGCACGCGCTGTCGATCGTGCAGCCCGACGTCGCGTTCTGCGGCGGCATCACGGCGGCCAAGCGGATCGCGACGGTGGCCGAGACGCACGGGATATCGGTCGCGTTCCACAACCCGTTCGGCCCGCTCACCAGCGCCGCGACCTGGCACCTCGCGGCCACCCTGCCCAACTTCATGATCTCGGAGTCCATGCTGACGCCGGCGCAGCTGAAGTTCTGGGACCGCTACGCCGAGAATCCGCCCAAGGTGGAGAACGGCATGTGGCAGGTGACCGACGATCCCGGGCTGGGCCCGCGGCTGCGCATCGACGAGATCGTCCGGCACCCGTTCAGGCCGGAGTACGATCGCGGCGGAACGAGGTAG
- a CDS encoding ATP-binding cassette domain-containing protein codes for MTSSAIAVSGLRKAYKDKVVLDGIDLDVPSGTIFSLLGPNGAGKTTAVNVLTTLIRADGGTVRVAGHDVATEAKAVRGAIGVTGQFAAVDELLTGQENLQLMVDLAPVRAGEGRRTVASLLERFDLVEAARKPVSAYSGGMRRKLDLAMTLVGNPRIIFLDEPTTGLDPRSRRTMWSIIRELVADGVTIFLTTQYLDEADQLADRIAVLDQGRIVAQGSPDELKRRLPGTHVRLRFATAAELDAAALVLTDSLRDEEALALRVPSDGGTRSVRALLDRLDEYSLGAEELSVHTPDLDDVFLALTGHATEVVAK; via the coding sequence ATGACGAGTTCAGCGATCGCGGTCTCCGGACTGCGCAAGGCGTACAAGGACAAGGTCGTGCTCGACGGCATCGACCTCGACGTCCCTTCTGGAACGATCTTTTCCCTCCTCGGCCCGAACGGCGCCGGCAAGACCACGGCGGTGAACGTCCTGACGACGTTGATCAGGGCCGATGGCGGCACGGTCCGCGTCGCCGGTCACGACGTGGCGACGGAGGCGAAGGCCGTACGCGGGGCGATCGGGGTCACCGGTCAGTTCGCGGCGGTGGACGAGTTGCTGACCGGGCAGGAGAACCTCCAGCTGATGGTGGACCTCGCCCCGGTCCGCGCCGGGGAGGGCAGACGGACCGTCGCCTCTCTGCTGGAGCGTTTCGATCTCGTGGAGGCCGCGCGCAAGCCGGTGTCGGCGTACTCCGGCGGCATGCGCCGCAAGCTCGACCTGGCGATGACGCTCGTCGGCAACCCGCGGATCATCTTCCTGGACGAGCCGACGACGGGTCTGGACCCGCGCAGCCGGCGCACCATGTGGTCGATCATCCGTGAGCTGGTCGCCGACGGCGTGACGATCTTCCTCACCACGCAGTACCTCGACGAGGCCGACCAGCTCGCCGACCGGATCGCGGTGCTCGACCAGGGTCGCATCGTCGCCCAGGGCTCGCCCGACGAGCTCAAGCGCCGGCTCCCGGGTACCCACGTCCGGCTCCGGTTCGCCACCGCCGCTGAACTCGACGCGGCCGCGCTGGTCCTCACCGACTCCCTCCGGGACGAGGAGGCCCTGGCACTCCGCGTACCCAGCGACGGCGGCACCAGGTCCGTGCGTGCGCTGCTGGACCGGCTCGACGAGTACTCCCTCGGTGCCGAGGAGCTCTCCGTCCACACCCCCGACCTCGACGACGTTTTCCTCGCCCTGACGGGCCACGCCACGGAGGTGGTCGCGAAATGA